One window from the genome of Leucobacter aridicollis encodes:
- a CDS encoding YhgE/Pip domain-containing protein: MRQSWNIFRRDVGRLARQRKSWVIVIGILITPALYAWFNINAFWDPYANTANVNIAVANLDSGAESELTGEVNIGDEVVDQLKANDQLGWQFMSEANAKDAVKRGDVYATIVIPEDFSSDLLSMTSGDFTQPALQYFVNEKASAIAPKITDVGASTLDKQITSAFKEQVAKAATEAVKDAGDSVELKLLNARGDTLNAFDRTTKTLDEAEKNIDRMRAGLDSSRDSLASTRATLVDVGTTLGDVQVGVRQAQAIVAETQQQVVAFGDAASSAYLTGTTALADAAGSANASVAELTQQLKQANVRIDASITEVTAVVDANKRAIAQLQDLLDEADPSSPVGSQLKGAIDSLEAQNAAHGEVLKTLQQANTDASGAVQAVSDASSALSQALKDTRAAAAGMRQVLSSTVPTLNAAMSQLSASAGAFASALTAQQAVLEQADSLLGGIDTQLGSTGDAFDSFKADLNGIRGGITTARADVLALGAASEWGTLNTLTGLEPAQIAEFVASPVTVDEHVVFPINAYGSAMAALFTNLSLWIGAFVLMVIFKIEVDTEGLRDVTVRQAYFGRFFLLAALAALQALIVCIGNLVIGIQTASVIAYVATGVFTALVYVSIIYALSVAFGHVGRGLCVLLVIMQIPGASGLYPIELMPGFFRAIYPFLPFSYGIDAMRETIAGFYGGHYWRFIGVLALMGLLAIVLGLVLRRRLANFNLLFNRQIASTDLLIGEKVQVVGSGYRLSDVIHALQNRGEYREDLERRAKPFTQHYPAMLRGTLIVGAVGMVVIGVIAWALPGGKAPLLGVWVLWCLIIMGFLVVIEYIKQSFLHAREVATLDDDELRDAVLTDRTGLHTDPEMALATAQPETVPLSASGTTDPGGGAQPPADVADIDDVIAELFGDPPGHKADPTGPTGPTGPTDTPDTNEGGQRA, translated from the coding sequence GTGCGGCAAAGTTGGAACATCTTTCGGAGAGACGTCGGGCGGCTCGCCCGACAGCGAAAAAGCTGGGTTATCGTCATCGGTATCCTCATCACGCCTGCCCTCTACGCGTGGTTCAACATCAACGCGTTCTGGGACCCGTACGCAAACACTGCAAACGTGAACATCGCCGTTGCGAACCTCGACTCCGGCGCCGAATCTGAGCTCACGGGTGAGGTGAACATCGGCGACGAGGTTGTCGACCAGCTCAAAGCAAACGATCAGCTGGGTTGGCAGTTCATGAGCGAAGCGAACGCCAAAGACGCCGTGAAACGCGGCGACGTGTACGCCACAATCGTTATCCCTGAAGACTTCAGCAGCGATCTTCTCAGTATGACCTCGGGCGACTTTACTCAGCCCGCACTCCAGTACTTCGTGAACGAGAAGGCGAGCGCAATCGCACCGAAGATTACCGACGTCGGTGCGTCAACGCTCGACAAGCAGATCACGAGCGCGTTCAAGGAGCAAGTCGCCAAGGCTGCGACCGAGGCAGTGAAAGATGCGGGTGACTCGGTCGAGCTGAAGCTGCTCAACGCACGCGGCGACACGCTCAACGCCTTCGACCGTACGACGAAGACCCTCGATGAGGCTGAGAAGAACATCGACAGAATGCGCGCGGGCCTCGACTCCTCGCGCGACTCGCTCGCGTCGACGCGGGCTACCCTTGTCGACGTCGGAACGACGCTCGGTGACGTGCAGGTCGGCGTACGCCAGGCGCAGGCGATCGTCGCCGAGACCCAGCAGCAGGTCGTCGCCTTCGGAGACGCCGCGTCTTCCGCCTACCTCACGGGGACCACGGCGCTCGCAGACGCGGCCGGCTCGGCGAACGCGTCGGTAGCCGAGCTGACGCAGCAGCTGAAGCAGGCAAACGTGCGCATCGACGCGTCGATCACTGAGGTCACCGCCGTGGTCGACGCGAACAAGCGGGCGATCGCGCAGTTGCAGGATCTCCTTGACGAGGCCGACCCGAGCTCGCCCGTCGGGAGCCAGCTCAAGGGCGCCATTGACTCGCTCGAGGCCCAGAATGCGGCTCATGGGGAGGTGCTCAAGACGCTCCAGCAGGCGAACACCGATGCGTCTGGCGCGGTGCAGGCAGTCTCAGACGCGTCGAGCGCGCTGAGCCAGGCGCTGAAAGATACGCGCGCCGCTGCCGCGGGGATGCGACAGGTGCTCAGCAGCACGGTGCCCACGCTCAATGCGGCCATGTCGCAGCTGTCGGCAAGCGCGGGCGCGTTCGCATCTGCCCTCACCGCGCAGCAGGCTGTGCTCGAACAGGCTGACTCGCTGCTTGGTGGCATCGATACCCAGCTCGGCTCGACGGGGGATGCATTCGACAGTTTCAAGGCCGACCTCAACGGTATCCGGGGAGGCATCACGACTGCGCGCGCCGACGTGCTCGCGCTGGGTGCAGCGTCTGAATGGGGCACCCTCAACACGCTCACTGGGCTCGAGCCTGCGCAGATCGCCGAGTTCGTTGCGTCACCAGTGACTGTCGACGAGCACGTCGTCTTCCCGATTAACGCCTACGGTTCGGCTATGGCTGCGCTGTTTACGAACCTGTCGCTGTGGATCGGCGCGTTCGTGCTCATGGTGATCTTCAAGATCGAGGTCGACACGGAGGGGCTGCGCGACGTGACCGTGCGGCAGGCCTACTTCGGCAGGTTCTTCCTGTTGGCGGCGCTCGCTGCGCTCCAGGCTCTCATCGTGTGTATAGGCAACCTCGTGATCGGGATCCAGACTGCGAGTGTCATCGCCTACGTCGCGACTGGTGTGTTCACCGCACTCGTCTACGTGAGCATCATCTACGCGCTGTCGGTTGCGTTCGGCCACGTTGGCAGAGGACTGTGTGTGCTGCTCGTCATTATGCAGATTCCCGGTGCCTCGGGGCTCTACCCGATCGAGCTGATGCCCGGCTTCTTCCGTGCGATATACCCCTTCCTGCCGTTCTCGTATGGAATTGACGCGATGCGCGAGACGATCGCCGGGTTCTACGGTGGCCACTACTGGCGGTTCATTGGGGTGCTCGCACTCATGGGTCTGCTCGCGATCGTGCTCGGTCTCGTGCTGCGTCGGCGGCTCGCAAACTTCAACCTGCTGTTCAATCGCCAGATTGCGTCGACCGACCTCCTCATCGGTGAAAAGGTGCAGGTCGTCGGGTCTGGCTACCGTCTGAGCGACGTGATCCACGCGCTGCAGAACCGGGGCGAGTACCGCGAAGACCTTGAGCGGCGGGCGAAACCGTTCACCCAGCACTATCCGGCGATGCTGCGCGGCACGCTCATCGTTGGAGCCGTCGGGATGGTGGTGATCGGCGTTATCGCGTGGGCGTTGCCCGGTGGGAAGGCTCCGCTGCTTGGGGTGTGGGTGCTCTGGTGCCTCATCATCATGGGGTTCCTCGTCGTCATCGAGTACATCAAGCAGAGCTTCCTGCACGCCCGAGAGGTCGCCACGCTTGACGACGACGAGCTGCGCGACGCGGTACTCACTGACCGTACAGGCCTGCACACCGATCCTGAAATGGCGCTGGCCACCGCGCAGCCAGAGACGGTGCCGCTCTCCGCGAGCGGGACGACAGATCCTGGCGGCGGCGCGCAGCCACCGGCCGACGTGGCCGACATCGATGACGTGATTGCCGAACTCTTCGGCGATCCGCCCGGGCACAAGGCCGATCCAACTGGCCCAACCGGCCCAACCGGCCCAACCGACACACCCGACACGAACGAGGGAGGGCAGCGCGCATGA
- a CDS encoding GNAT family N-acetyltransferase, whose product MNITEPRQPDPLSLYVDTHLARARDSFRAEELAWFTTGAPHEELNGVLYATAATVDDALQRLAGVQALWHSWPERPEFDVEAQLRDRGFRFVEEEPVLTQQLDPQREVAAAPYQGAATIRLVDTEHDLATWEEIWTGGASQPATHRALALAGLGASRSAHHLLAEVDGVAVGCGAAVVAGSTLAVEHIVTAASHRRRGIGSQLTEAALTLGREYGAKNAILTASPDGAGIYERLGFERREPVRRFITPAAHE is encoded by the coding sequence ATGAACATCACCGAACCCCGTCAGCCAGACCCGCTGTCGCTCTACGTCGACACGCACCTTGCCCGCGCGCGCGACTCGTTTCGCGCCGAGGAACTCGCTTGGTTCACCACGGGGGCGCCCCACGAAGAGCTCAACGGGGTGCTCTACGCGACCGCTGCGACCGTGGACGACGCGCTTCAGAGGCTGGCTGGCGTTCAGGCGCTCTGGCATTCCTGGCCCGAACGCCCTGAATTCGACGTCGAGGCGCAGCTTCGCGACCGTGGGTTTCGGTTCGTCGAAGAAGAGCCAGTGCTGACACAGCAACTCGACCCGCAACGTGAAGTAGCCGCTGCCCCGTACCAGGGCGCAGCCACTATCCGCCTAGTTGACACCGAACACGATCTCGCCACTTGGGAGGAGATCTGGACGGGAGGGGCATCACAGCCAGCGACGCATCGCGCGCTTGCATTGGCTGGGCTCGGCGCGAGCCGCTCGGCACACCACCTCCTTGCGGAGGTCGACGGAGTCGCCGTCGGGTGCGGCGCGGCCGTCGTCGCCGGCAGCACTCTGGCCGTCGAACACATCGTCACCGCAGCATCGCACCGCAGGCGCGGCATCGGCAGCCAGCTCACCGAGGCGGCTCTCACGCTCGGCCGCGAGTACGGAGCCAAGAACGCAATCCTCACTGCCTCACCCGACGGCGCAGGAATCTACGAACGTCTCGGATTCGAGCGGCGCGAACCCGTTCGCAGATTTATCACCCCTGCAGCGCACGAGTAG
- a CDS encoding metal-sensitive transcriptional regulator, which translates to MEATPDTHESPHGYITDKEKYLQRLKRIEGQARGISRMVDEEKYCIDILTQISALTSALQAVGLGLLDDHLSHCVVDAARKDGPEAQEKLKEASDAIARLVKS; encoded by the coding sequence GTGGAGGCGACACCGGACACGCATGAGAGCCCGCACGGGTACATCACCGACAAGGAGAAGTACCTGCAGCGCCTGAAGCGCATCGAGGGTCAGGCGCGGGGCATCTCGCGCATGGTTGATGAGGAGAAGTACTGCATCGATATCCTCACCCAGATCAGCGCCCTCACGAGCGCATTGCAGGCTGTGGGTCTTGGGTTGCTTGACGACCATTTGTCGCACTGCGTCGTCGACGCGGCACGCAAGGATGGCCCAGAGGCGCAGGAAAAGCTCAAGGAGGCGAGCGACGCGATCGCCCGCCTGGTGAAGTCGTAA
- a CDS encoding dihydrolipoyl dehydrogenase family protein, with translation METAAHTSTDYDLIVIGAGPVGENVADYAVGPNVRVAIVEAELVGGECSYWACMPSKALLRSGHAIRAAGRLPGAREAVTGSLQATEVFQRRDAFTSNWDDSGQVEWVAAAGIDLIRGFGELVGRGRVRVGERTLTARAVVLATGSVPSLPKIAGLPESRAWGTREVTSTEEVPQSLIILGGGVAGTEMAFAFAALGASVTLLSRGALLGREEPFVGAMLAAALAAEGVDVRIGDEPVRVDRGADGNVSVELAGGATVRAAELLVATGRRPATSGLGLETVGVDSELPVDDTMLVAGTDWLYAVGDVNGRALLTHQGKYQARAAGAAIAARLAGAEVDGGQWGAHAATADHVAVPRVVFSDPEVAAVGLTEAEARGAGLELRTVEYDMGKVAGAALHADGYVGRAKLVIDAARDVVVGATFVGQDVADLVHAATIAIVGEVSMDRLWHAVPAYPTISEVWLRLLEADRGKGG, from the coding sequence ATGGAAACTGCAGCACACACCTCAACCGACTACGACCTGATCGTTATCGGCGCCGGGCCGGTTGGCGAAAACGTCGCCGACTACGCCGTCGGCCCGAACGTTCGCGTCGCGATCGTCGAGGCTGAACTCGTGGGCGGCGAGTGCTCGTACTGGGCGTGCATGCCCTCGAAAGCGCTACTCCGGAGCGGCCACGCCATCCGCGCGGCGGGGCGGCTCCCCGGGGCACGCGAGGCGGTCACCGGTAGCCTTCAGGCCACGGAGGTGTTTCAGCGGCGTGACGCATTCACAAGCAACTGGGACGATTCCGGCCAGGTCGAGTGGGTTGCCGCAGCAGGAATCGACCTCATTCGGGGCTTCGGCGAGCTCGTCGGCAGGGGCCGCGTGCGAGTGGGGGAGCGCACGTTGACGGCCCGGGCGGTCGTGCTCGCGACAGGGTCGGTGCCGTCGTTGCCGAAGATCGCGGGCCTCCCGGAGTCGCGCGCCTGGGGCACGCGTGAGGTGACCTCCACCGAAGAGGTGCCGCAGAGTCTCATCATCCTCGGAGGCGGCGTCGCCGGGACCGAGATGGCGTTCGCGTTCGCCGCGCTCGGGGCCAGCGTGACGCTGCTCTCGCGCGGGGCGCTGCTCGGGCGCGAAGAGCCGTTCGTCGGCGCCATGCTTGCGGCCGCGCTCGCCGCCGAGGGTGTCGACGTTCGGATTGGCGACGAGCCCGTGCGCGTCGACCGCGGGGCAGACGGCAACGTGTCAGTTGAGCTCGCTGGTGGCGCGACCGTGCGGGCCGCCGAGCTTCTTGTTGCGACCGGACGCCGCCCCGCGACCTCGGGCCTCGGCCTCGAAACTGTTGGAGTGGACTCGGAACTTCCTGTCGACGACACCATGCTGGTTGCGGGTACCGACTGGCTGTACGCCGTCGGCGACGTGAACGGTCGCGCGCTGCTCACGCATCAGGGCAAGTACCAGGCGCGCGCGGCCGGTGCGGCGATCGCCGCGCGGCTTGCGGGCGCTGAGGTGGACGGCGGGCAGTGGGGAGCCCACGCTGCGACGGCCGACCACGTCGCGGTGCCGCGGGTGGTGTTCTCGGACCCGGAGGTCGCCGCAGTTGGGCTCACCGAGGCTGAGGCGCGCGGGGCTGGACTCGAGCTCAGAACTGTCGAGTACGACATGGGGAAGGTAGCCGGCGCCGCGCTTCACGCTGACGGCTATGTTGGCAGGGCAAAGCTCGTGATCGACGCGGCGCGTGATGTGGTCGTTGGCGCGACATTCGTGGGGCAAGACGTGGCCGATCTTGTGCACGCGGCGACAATCGCGATCGTCGGGGAGGTTTCGATGGACCGTCTGTGGCACGCAGTTCCTGCGTACCCGACGATCAGCGAGGTGTGGCTGCGACTGCTCGAGGCCGACCGTGGAAAGGGAGGGTAG
- a CDS encoding YHS domain-containing protein: MTEQTIPTASCCGGAKAPAVSADGRTDMLGGAGSDAETTTCPVMVGSPVNKAKAVQAGLYRDFEGERYYFCCAGCGPAFDADPAKYAANMA, from the coding sequence ATGACCGAACAAACGATTCCGACTGCGAGCTGCTGCGGTGGCGCGAAGGCCCCCGCCGTCTCCGCCGATGGCCGAACCGACATGCTTGGCGGTGCGGGCTCCGACGCAGAGACGACAACCTGCCCTGTGATGGTCGGGAGCCCGGTGAACAAGGCGAAGGCTGTTCAGGCTGGGCTCTACCGTGACTTTGAGGGCGAGCGGTACTACTTCTGCTGCGCCGGTTGTGGCCCCGCGTTCGATGCTGACCCCGCGAAGTACGCGGCGAACATGGCGTAG
- a CDS encoding heavy metal translocating P-type ATPase: MSTSALPGAHSGVELEIGGMTCASCANRIEKKLNKLDGVVATVNYATEKAKVTVPDGYDPELLIAEVEKTGYTAVMPAPQGVKGDDRKKDGVGEEDAELTSLRHRLIGSIVLTVPVIAMAMIPALQFTYWQWASLTLAAPVIVWGAWPFHKAAWVNLKHGAATMDTLISMGTSAAFLWSLYALFFGTAGVPGMTHPFEFTLAPSDGAANIYLEVGAGVTMFILAGRYFEKRSKKQAGAALRALLELGAKEVAVLRGGVETKIPVDNLVVGDEFVVRPGEKIATDGVVVSGTSAVDASMLTGEAVPVEVAEGDAVTGATTNVGGRLVVRATRIGADTQLAQMAQLVEDAQTGKAEVQRLADRISGVFVPIVIVVAAVTLGGWLGAGFPVSAAFTAAVAVLVIACPCALGLATPTALLVGTGRGAQMGVLIKGPEVLESTRKVDTVVLDKTGTVTTGKMTLVDVVTEPGTDRAELLRLAGALEDASEHPIAQAIAKGATQEVGTLPAVEGFANIEGKGVQGVVDGHAVLVGRDSLLAEWSLTLSDELATTKARAEGEGKTVVAVGWNGEARGILIVADTVKDTSVEAIRQLKALGLSPVLLTGDNAAVARHIAAEVGIDEVIAEVLPAEKVDVVQRLQADGKVVAMVGDGVNDAPALAQADLGLAMGTGADVAIEASDITLVRGDLRSAADAIRLSRKTLGTIKTNLFWAFAYNVAAIPVAALGMLNPMLAGAAMALSSVFVVGNSLRLRGFKSTAV; the protein is encoded by the coding sequence ATGAGTACATCCGCGCTCCCCGGCGCACACTCCGGAGTCGAACTCGAGATCGGCGGTATGACGTGCGCATCGTGCGCGAACCGCATCGAGAAGAAACTCAACAAACTCGACGGTGTCGTCGCGACAGTCAACTACGCGACAGAGAAGGCGAAAGTCACTGTGCCCGACGGCTACGACCCGGAGCTGCTCATCGCGGAAGTCGAGAAGACTGGCTATACCGCGGTGATGCCTGCGCCACAGGGCGTAAAGGGTGACGACCGGAAGAAAGACGGGGTCGGCGAGGAGGACGCCGAACTGACCTCGCTCCGCCACCGCCTGATCGGCTCGATCGTGCTCACCGTGCCGGTGATCGCGATGGCGATGATCCCGGCGCTGCAGTTCACGTATTGGCAGTGGGCCTCGCTCACGCTCGCAGCTCCCGTAATCGTGTGGGGGGCCTGGCCGTTCCACAAGGCAGCCTGGGTGAACCTCAAGCACGGCGCCGCGACGATGGACACGCTCATCTCGATGGGCACCTCGGCTGCTTTCCTCTGGTCGCTGTACGCGCTGTTCTTCGGCACGGCAGGGGTTCCCGGGATGACACATCCTTTCGAGTTCACGCTCGCTCCCTCTGACGGCGCGGCGAACATCTATCTTGAGGTCGGCGCGGGCGTCACCATGTTCATCCTCGCGGGCCGCTACTTCGAGAAGCGATCCAAGAAGCAGGCAGGCGCAGCCCTTCGCGCTCTGCTCGAGCTCGGCGCGAAAGAGGTCGCGGTGCTCCGTGGCGGCGTCGAGACCAAGATCCCTGTCGACAACCTTGTCGTGGGCGACGAATTCGTCGTACGCCCTGGCGAGAAGATCGCGACGGACGGCGTCGTCGTTTCCGGTACCTCGGCCGTAGACGCCTCCATGCTCACCGGCGAAGCAGTCCCAGTCGAGGTTGCCGAGGGCGATGCAGTCACCGGCGCCACCACCAACGTAGGCGGGCGACTCGTCGTGCGCGCGACAAGGATCGGGGCAGACACGCAGCTTGCGCAGATGGCGCAGCTCGTCGAAGACGCGCAGACTGGCAAGGCCGAGGTGCAGCGGCTCGCCGACAGGATCTCGGGCGTCTTCGTTCCGATCGTGATCGTCGTCGCAGCGGTCACGCTTGGCGGCTGGCTCGGCGCTGGCTTCCCAGTCTCGGCAGCTTTCACCGCGGCAGTCGCGGTGCTCGTCATCGCATGCCCGTGCGCGCTTGGGCTTGCGACTCCCACCGCGCTGCTCGTTGGCACTGGCCGTGGCGCCCAAATGGGGGTACTCATCAAGGGGCCCGAGGTGCTCGAATCCACCCGCAAGGTCGACACTGTCGTTCTCGACAAGACAGGCACTGTGACGACCGGCAAGATGACCCTTGTCGACGTGGTGACCGAGCCTGGCACCGACCGCGCAGAGCTGCTGCGGCTCGCTGGAGCGCTCGAAGACGCGTCGGAGCACCCGATCGCGCAAGCCATCGCAAAGGGTGCGACGCAGGAGGTCGGAACGCTGCCCGCAGTCGAGGGCTTCGCGAACATCGAGGGCAAGGGCGTCCAGGGCGTCGTCGACGGCCACGCGGTGCTCGTCGGGCGCGACTCACTGCTCGCTGAGTGGTCTCTCACACTGAGCGACGAGCTCGCAACGACGAAGGCGCGCGCGGAGGGCGAAGGCAAGACAGTTGTCGCCGTCGGCTGGAACGGCGAAGCGCGAGGGATCCTGATCGTTGCCGACACCGTGAAAGACACAAGCGTCGAGGCGATTCGTCAGCTGAAGGCGCTCGGCCTCTCACCAGTGCTCCTCACCGGCGACAACGCCGCGGTCGCGCGCCACATCGCCGCCGAGGTCGGCATAGATGAGGTCATCGCCGAGGTGCTGCCCGCAGAGAAAGTTGATGTCGTTCAGCGGTTGCAGGCAGACGGCAAAGTCGTCGCGATGGTCGGAGACGGCGTGAACGACGCCCCCGCCCTCGCTCAGGCTGACCTCGGCCTCGCAATGGGGACGGGAGCCGACGTTGCGATCGAGGCCTCAGACATCACCCTCGTGCGGGGAGACCTGCGCAGCGCGGCAGACGCGATCAGGCTCTCCCGAAAGACGCTCGGCACCATCAAGACGAACCTCTTCTGGGCGTTCGCCTACAACGTCGCGGCGATTCCCGTCGCGGCCCTCGGCATGCTCAACCCGATGCTCGCCGGTGCGGCGATGGCGCTCTCGAGCGTCTTCGTTGTCGGCAACAGCCTGCGGCTTCGCGGCTTCAAGAGCACGGCTGTGTAG
- a CDS encoding heavy-metal-associated domain-containing protein, with protein MATTEYQVTGMTCSHCELSIREEVEQIAGVSDIDVSAASGTLAVSADGTLDDAAVLAAVEEAGYTAVRSS; from the coding sequence ATGGCTACAACCGAGTATCAGGTCACCGGAATGACGTGCTCCCACTGCGAGCTGTCGATCCGCGAGGAAGTCGAGCAGATCGCCGGCGTCTCTGACATCGATGTGAGTGCCGCGAGCGGCACACTCGCAGTGTCCGCCGACGGCACGCTCGACGATGCGGCGGTGCTCGCCGCTGTGGAAGAAGCTGGCTACACTGCGGTGCGCTCCTCGTGA
- a CDS encoding alkaline phosphatase family protein — MKHTHITAAAAALLLGATGIATAAAPALAEDTVQATAQTPKTLVIGVDGASFDVMAEGITPTVSALRAGGLSATSNLAGAPMSPTVSGPGWSTIATGVWAPKHGVTDNNFTSPNYGAFPDYLTRIEQHLPDRNTTVVGTWGPISTTIFGAAVDSRSKFGNDTLTTQAAVSSLSAPATDDVFVHLDEVDGAGHSSGSSSEAYRKALQKADGQIGEMVNAITQRPTYGSEDWLVVVTSDHGHTPTGGHGGSTKLERKTFVAANGSPFAPGTVRHDVKVTDIAPTVLAHVGLATDPAWDLDGSVVNELVPDDFDTLRPQLQPAVQEKAPADLLGWTAATPEGWSVDNSKMPSGGAPEFSGWTFMTDEFFSNVELGQLRENNVYSRDVFAVADSDEWADVSPRGGNMFDSTLQSPAYELNGAAELDISFVSDYAVDGPQKAIVRVVFDEASGIAPHTLVTYPGDGTRLNPVNQVERFTLELPRSEAGDLPRTASLHFEYGGNNSAFWAIDQVSVSQDEAPAMPAELSISAATVEAGKTVTASGTGFAPEEVVAFELRSAPQGLGTATADATGALSQELTIPAATPAGEHTVVGIRADGTELSQPVTVTAASTEEKPDPENPGTKPDTDTESPDTKPGAGAGTGTGTGRTGGVPGSGDGQGEDLAATGGTVAGLALGAAAIAGAGAYLVVRSRRRLAE, encoded by the coding sequence TTGAAACACACTCACATCACCGCGGCGGCGGCCGCGCTCCTCCTCGGGGCGACAGGTATCGCGACGGCGGCGGCCCCGGCACTCGCCGAGGACACCGTTCAAGCGACGGCACAGACCCCCAAGACGCTCGTCATTGGCGTCGATGGCGCCTCCTTCGACGTCATGGCCGAGGGCATCACCCCGACAGTGAGCGCACTGCGCGCTGGCGGCCTCAGCGCGACGAGCAATCTCGCTGGCGCTCCCATGTCGCCGACAGTGTCGGGTCCCGGGTGGTCGACGATCGCGACGGGTGTCTGGGCACCCAAGCACGGCGTCACCGACAACAACTTCACGAGCCCGAACTACGGCGCGTTCCCCGACTATCTCACGCGCATCGAACAGCACCTTCCAGACAGAAACACGACCGTTGTCGGCACCTGGGGTCCCATCTCGACGACGATCTTCGGGGCGGCAGTCGACAGTCGCAGCAAGTTCGGCAACGACACGCTCACCACGCAGGCTGCTGTTTCGTCGCTCTCGGCGCCAGCCACCGACGACGTCTTCGTACACCTCGACGAGGTCGACGGCGCGGGCCACAGCTCCGGTTCAAGCTCGGAGGCGTACCGGAAGGCGCTGCAGAAGGCGGACGGTCAGATCGGCGAGATGGTGAACGCGATCACGCAGCGCCCGACCTACGGGTCCGAGGACTGGCTTGTCGTTGTCACCTCCGATCACGGCCACACGCCGACCGGCGGCCACGGCGGCTCGACGAAGCTCGAACGCAAGACGTTTGTCGCCGCAAACGGCTCGCCGTTCGCCCCCGGCACCGTCCGCCACGACGTCAAGGTCACCGACATCGCCCCGACAGTACTCGCTCACGTCGGCCTCGCGACCGATCCGGCCTGGGACCTCGACGGCTCAGTCGTGAACGAGCTCGTTCCCGACGACTTCGATACGCTGCGCCCGCAGCTGCAGCCTGCAGTGCAGGAGAAGGCGCCGGCCGACCTTCTCGGCTGGACCGCCGCGACGCCCGAGGGATGGAGCGTCGACAACTCGAAGATGCCCTCCGGCGGGGCCCCGGAGTTCAGCGGCTGGACGTTCATGACCGACGAGTTCTTCTCGAACGTCGAGCTTGGCCAGCTGCGCGAGAACAACGTCTACTCGCGCGACGTGTTCGCCGTCGCGGACTCCGACGAGTGGGCCGATGTGAGCCCCCGCGGCGGCAACATGTTCGACTCGACGCTGCAAAGCCCCGCCTACGAGCTGAACGGCGCGGCGGAGCTCGACATCTCGTTCGTGTCTGACTACGCTGTCGACGGCCCGCAAAAGGCAATCGTCAGGGTCGTGTTCGATGAGGCCTCAGGCATCGCCCCGCACACCCTCGTCACATACCCAGGCGACGGCACCCGCCTCAACCCTGTCAACCAGGTGGAACGCTTCACACTGGAACTGCCGCGGTCTGAGGCCGGCGATCTTCCGAGAACCGCGAGCCTGCACTTTGAATACGGCGGCAACAACTCTGCGTTCTGGGCCATCGATCAGGTCAGCGTCAGCCAGGACGAGGCGCCCGCGATGCCAGCGGAGCTGAGCATCTCAGCCGCTACAGTCGAGGCGGGCAAGACCGTCACGGCGTCGGGCACCGGGTTCGCGCCAGAGGAAGTCGTCGCGTTCGAGCTGCGCTCCGCGCCACAGGGCCTCGGCACTGCGACGGCCGACGCCACCGGCGCGCTCTCGCAGGAGCTCACGATCCCCGCCGCGACCCCCGCCGGCGAGCACACAGTCGTCGGGATCCGCGCGGACGGCACCGAGCTCAGCCAACCGGTCACAGTGACCGCGGCGTCAACCGAGGAAAAGCCGGACCCGGAGAATCCCGGGACGAAGCCAGACACCGACACGGAGTCCCCCGACACCAAGCCCGGCGCAGGCGCTGGCACCGGTACTGGTACCGGCCGCACGGGTGGCGTTCCCGGTAGCGGCGACGGTCAGGGCGAGGACCTCGCCGCGACCGGCGGCACGGTCGCAGGACTCGCGCTTGGCGCGGCCGCAATCGCCGGCGCAGGCGCGTACCTCGTCGTCCGCAGCCGCAGGCGTCTCGCCGAGTAA